The following are from one region of the Chloracidobacterium sp. genome:
- the udk gene encoding uridine kinase produces the protein MIIGICGGTGSGKTTIARSIVDAVGKTNVVLVEQDSYYRNLADMPLDERHQANFDHPDSIDSDMLVNHLIRLKQGLTVEMPLYDFVTHTRSDKIITIEPKPVVIVEGILIFAESRVLDLLDLRVFVDTPDDVRLIRRLRRDINERGRTFERTLEQYERTIRPMHFEFVEPSKRHADIIIPEAAQPGITVEVLCGLVRERLKEEKAAVIQ, from the coding sequence ATGATCATTGGCATTTGCGGTGGAACAGGTTCTGGAAAAACGACCATAGCGCGGTCGATCGTTGACGCTGTCGGGAAAACGAATGTCGTCCTGGTCGAACAGGATTCGTATTATCGGAACCTCGCTGATATGCCGCTCGACGAGCGGCATCAGGCGAATTTTGATCATCCTGATTCGATCGACAGCGACATGCTGGTCAATCACCTGATCAGGCTCAAACAGGGATTGACGGTCGAAATGCCGCTTTACGATTTTGTCACGCACACGCGAAGCGACAAGATCATAACCATCGAGCCAAAACCGGTGGTCATCGTCGAGGGAATATTGATCTTTGCCGAATCGCGTGTGCTCGACCTGCTCGACCTGCGTGTATTTGTCGACACACCGGATGATGTACGATTGATCCGCCGCCTTCGGCGCGACATAAACGAACGCGGCCGCACGTTTGAACGTACCCTTGAGCAATACGAACGAACCATACGCCCTATGCATTTCGAGTTTGTTGAGCCATCCAAGCGGCATGCGGACATCATCATACCCGAAGCGGCGCAGCCCGGGATCACGGTCGAGGTTCTTTGCGGACTTGTTCGCGAGAGGCTTAAAGAAGAGAAGGCTGCCGTAATTCAGTAG
- a CDS encoding cytidine deaminase has protein sequence MKHTEKELIDAAADVRKRAYAPYSNFKVGAAVETEDGAIYTGCNVESASYGLTVCAERVSIWKGISRGVTKFGRIAVVVDTEELTPPCGVCRQIIWEFCGDVPVILANLHGKTETIMMSELLPRAFDSKFLK, from the coding sequence ATGAAACATACCGAGAAAGAATTGATCGATGCCGCCGCGGACGTTCGCAAAAGGGCATATGCTCCATACTCGAACTTCAAGGTCGGTGCCGCGGTAGAGACCGAGGACGGCGCGATCTATACCGGCTGCAACGTCGAATCGGCGAGCTACGGATTAACGGTCTGCGCCGAACGCGTTTCCATCTGGAAAGGCATATCCCGCGGCGTAACGAAATTCGGCCGGATCGCGGTCGTTGTCGATACCGAAGAGTTGACGCCGCCGTGCGGTGTCTGCCGGCAGATCATCTGGGAATTCTGCGGCGATGTGCCGGTCATCCTCGCGAATCTCCACGGCAAGACCGAGACCATCATGATGAGCGAACTGCTCCCGCGTGCGTTCGATTCAAAGTTTCTCAAGTAA
- a CDS encoding Rrf2 family transcriptional regulator has translation MKISAQEEYGLRCLVQLANLSEGESLTLPQIAELEGISSANAGKLMWLLNKAGFVNSTRGTKGGYFLARPASDIYLNEIIKVLDEDVLAAHCESYTGVMDKCVHTGDCGIRPVIVGLHEIVENALSRITLAQLVGNEESVDAMFHQIQGIHRTIEPQRI, from the coding sequence ATGAAAATTTCAGCACAGGAAGAATACGGATTGCGGTGCCTCGTCCAGCTTGCAAATTTGAGCGAGGGCGAAAGCCTGACGCTCCCGCAGATCGCAGAACTCGAAGGCATCTCGTCGGCGAATGCAGGTAAGCTGATGTGGCTGCTTAACAAGGCCGGGTTCGTGAATTCGACGCGCGGCACCAAAGGCGGTTATTTTCTTGCCCGTCCGGCGAGCGATATCTATCTCAACGAGATCATCAAGGTGCTTGACGAGGATGTTCTGGCCGCACATTGCGAGAGCTACACGGGCGTAATGGATAAATGCGTTCACACCGGCGACTGCGGCATCAGGCCCGTGATCGTTGGTCTGCACGAGATCGTAGAAAATGCACTTTCGCGGATAACGCTTGCTCAACTGGTCGGAAATGAAGAATCGGTCGATGCTATGTTCCATCAGATACAAGGAATTCATCGGACGATCGAACCGCAAAGAATTTGA
- a CDS encoding energy transducer TonB, translated as MPLKVSRSCTSIVSLIFVFISSAYAQSPQPTQPQPARSPEAQTQTPVKTPTAGEIMHERISKAKAFIAVRNYPAAVYELESIRRESADPSVNAVAAVLLMNSFLEQGNYKRAQELLTEAFRSYKANNSNSSVLYPSVAGQVVKGARNQTDRYRGLGLAVSERNLPLEAVTDIEQMRSTLEMVVSQAKEIAKDKEKIAVAIPLLEEAVTARSALGRDEYDARRWRDEIADSREQMASSQSVILNAVTETAVTNTIAENSKPLTIAATKETSVPSDTSVASLDTPEAPESKPADNKPVQQRPVLVVGGGTKANDTKDEEAEKPAAAVSSGPVEVGSLINYATKQQPPTYPATARQMRATGVVRLEIEVDENGEVAEVNKASGPTLLQPAARDAIKKWRFKPFTRDGQPVRATGFVNFNFSL; from the coding sequence ATGCCGCTAAAAGTCAGCAGGTCATGCACTTCGATAGTCTCATTAATTTTCGTTTTCATATCATCGGCTTACGCTCAGAGTCCGCAGCCGACCCAACCTCAGCCGGCCAGATCGCCCGAGGCCCAAACGCAGACACCTGTTAAAACACCGACCGCAGGCGAGATAATGCATGAGCGGATCTCGAAGGCAAAGGCCTTTATCGCGGTGCGCAATTATCCGGCCGCGGTCTACGAACTCGAGAGTATCCGCCGCGAATCGGCCGACCCATCGGTAAACGCCGTGGCAGCCGTATTGCTGATGAACAGTTTTCTCGAACAAGGCAATTACAAGCGGGCACAGGAGCTTCTGACCGAAGCATTCCGTTCCTACAAGGCAAACAACTCAAATTCGTCCGTGCTTTATCCATCGGTCGCTGGACAGGTCGTCAAGGGTGCGCGAAATCAGACCGACCGTTATCGCGGGCTCGGGTTGGCCGTATCCGAACGCAATCTGCCGCTTGAGGCCGTGACGGACATCGAACAGATGCGATCAACGCTCGAGATGGTCGTATCACAGGCAAAAGAGATCGCCAAAGACAAAGAGAAGATCGCCGTTGCGATACCCTTGCTCGAAGAAGCCGTTACCGCACGCAGTGCTTTAGGCCGCGACGAATACGATGCACGACGTTGGCGCGACGAGATCGCCGATTCGCGCGAGCAAATGGCAAGTTCGCAGAGCGTTATCCTCAATGCCGTGACCGAGACCGCGGTCACGAACACCATCGCCGAAAATTCAAAACCCCTGACGATCGCGGCGACCAAAGAGACCTCGGTCCCGTCCGATACCTCGGTCGCATCGCTCGACACGCCCGAAGCCCCGGAGTCAAAACCCGCAGATAACAAGCCTGTTCAGCAGCGCCCGGTGCTGGTGGTCGGCGGCGGGACGAAAGCAAACGATACCAAGGATGAGGAAGCTGAAAAGCCAGCGGCGGCCGTGTCTTCGGGCCCGGTCGAGGTCGGGTCGCTGATCAATTACGCCACAAAACAGCAGCCGCCGACATACCCTGCGACGGCCCGCCAGATGCGTGCGACCGGTGTCGTTCGCCTCGAGATCGAAGTTGATGAGAATGGCGAGGTCGCCGAGGTCAATAAGGCGAGTGGCCCGACACTGCTGCAGCCGGCAGCCCGCGACGCGATAAAAAAATGGCGGTTCAAACCCTTTACGCGCGATGGCCAGCCTGTACGAGCGACCGGATTCGTTAATTTCAACTTCTCGCTTTAG
- a CDS encoding amidohydrolase, translated as MRPIKPFFALILISLISANGSGQAAARAKADLIIVGGTVVTMDKDRRVIENGGIAIRQDKLLAVGTRAEIERGYYAATVTNATGSVVIPGLINTHTHVPMTLFRGIADDMDLQEWLTKFIFPAEAKNVNEAFVRAGTRLGLAEMIRGGTTTFCDMYYFEDAIAEETKKAGMRGVLGETVLDFPAPDNKTFAEGLEYTERFIKRWQGDPLIVPAIAPHAPYTVSEDNLTQARAMSDRLRAPLVIHLAEANTETEFIQQKHEGMRPIEFMQKIAFFNDRTIAAHVIQANAAELDILKRYNVGIAHNPQSNMKLAAGVAPVPLMLQKGLSVGLGTDGPASNNDLSLWEEMDTAAKLHKLHLGDPKVLTAEQAFTMATIGGARALHLGDLIGSLEAGKRADIAIVDFSGLHQTPFFNVYSHLVYATKASDVSSVIINGRIVMQNRRLLTLNENAIKQEAITYRNKIIESLKN; from the coding sequence ATGCGACCCATAAAGCCCTTTTTTGCACTCATTCTGATCTCATTGATATCGGCGAACGGATCCGGACAGGCTGCAGCCCGAGCCAAGGCAGACCTTATAATTGTCGGCGGGACCGTCGTCACTATGGACAAAGACCGCCGCGTCATCGAGAACGGCGGGATAGCTATCCGTCAGGACAAGTTATTAGCCGTCGGGACGCGGGCTGAGATCGAGCGCGGATACTATGCGGCTACGGTCACGAACGCGACGGGCAGCGTCGTAATTCCCGGCCTTATCAATACACATACGCATGTACCGATGACGCTCTTCCGCGGCATTGCGGATGATATGGACCTGCAGGAATGGCTGACCAAGTTCATCTTTCCGGCGGAGGCAAAGAACGTCAACGAGGCATTCGTTCGGGCAGGAACGCGGCTCGGCCTTGCCGAGATGATCCGCGGCGGCACGACGACGTTCTGCGACATGTATTATTTCGAGGACGCGATCGCCGAAGAGACGAAAAAGGCCGGTATGCGCGGCGTGCTCGGTGAAACGGTGCTCGATTTTCCGGCACCCGACAACAAGACTTTCGCCGAGGGCCTGGAATACACCGAGAGATTCATAAAGCGATGGCAGGGCGACCCTTTGATCGTTCCGGCGATCGCCCCGCATGCTCCATACACCGTTAGCGAAGACAATCTGACCCAGGCCCGCGCGATGTCCGACAGGCTAAGGGCGCCGCTTGTCATACACCTAGCCGAGGCGAATACAGAAACCGAGTTCATCCAGCAGAAGCACGAAGGGATGCGGCCGATCGAATTCATGCAGAAGATCGCGTTCTTTAACGACCGAACGATCGCTGCGCATGTGATCCAGGCAAACGCAGCAGAACTGGATATTTTGAAGCGATATAACGTCGGCATCGCGCACAACCCGCAATCGAACATGAAGCTCGCGGCCGGCGTCGCACCCGTCCCGCTGATGCTGCAAAAAGGTCTGTCGGTCGGGCTTGGAACTGACGGCCCGGCATCGAACAACGACCTTAGCCTTTGGGAAGAGATGGACACCGCGGCAAAGCTGCATAAACTGCATCTGGGCGATCCGAAGGTCCTGACCGCCGAACAGGCATTTACGATGGCGACGATCGGCGGCGCACGTGCGCTACACCTTGGCGATTTGATCGGTTCGCTAGAGGCCGGAAAGCGGGCCGATATTGCGATCGTAGATTTCAGCGGCCTGCATCAGACACCGTTCTTTAACGTTTATTCGCATCTTGTCTATGCGACCAAAGCCTCGGATGTGAGTTCGGTGATCATCAACGGACGGATCGTCATGCAAAACCGGCGGTTGCTCACTTTGAACGAAAATGCTATAAAACAGGAAGCAATCACATACCGCAATAAAATCATCGAAAGTTTGAAGAATTGA